Proteins co-encoded in one Sulfurospirillum arsenophilum NBRC 109478 genomic window:
- a CDS encoding glycoside hydrolase family 17 protein, translated as MNHTFKMILFYIAMFVSLGLFWFWMALPSSSLITLDPNVKLQCLSYAPFGKDESPMNIAKGFRPSTEQMDKDLAHLATITSCIRSYSSVGLEELPEIARKHGLKLWLGAWVSSDAKLTQKEIDTTIRLAKENKDIIETVVVGNEALLRNDVSASQLVGYIQEVKQALPDMVITYADVWEFWNKHPEIAPVVDRVTIHILPYWEDKPISVDKALLHVKNIRELMKQKIPDKEIVIGETGWPSEGRMREGAYPSAVNQAIFTRGFVKMAEEGGWKYNFIEAFDQPWKRMSEGAVGGFWGLFDADRADKHILHGFVSNFPNALWLFIASFVLSLVGLIWLWGIPTCSCKKAPYWFATLFGGSVTLTWQANAYWIVSRNNLEYAWAILCLTIAFVLWLKLVRFLIDEEIEMRGSMERFMGVITLSEPKGETFWEDALHLLSVSVVLVMALSLAFAGRYLNFEVGTLGIIATSYAVIYFSTERKELNGLMEKVSGLTLFICALAVLLHESARNDFALNWVVLVLVFGSTLWLSPSKLCGITKSFLILIVSALLLIAMKEGVFVNESWIEVCAADPLLPICQFRALLGKVVYLNYVGLSGIVVAIFSVLSGSYVLGMIAIIMGLFCLLTFNGFLGAIIVVLGWWIVGYRLNDKCTL; from the coding sequence ATGAATCACACGTTTAAAATGATCCTTTTTTATATTGCGATGTTTGTGTCGCTTGGACTTTTTTGGTTTTGGATGGCATTGCCTTCTAGTAGTCTTATCACATTAGATCCAAACGTTAAATTACAATGCCTCTCGTATGCGCCATTTGGCAAAGATGAGTCGCCGATGAACATTGCCAAAGGGTTTCGCCCTTCAACCGAGCAGATGGACAAAGACTTGGCGCATTTGGCGACGATTACGAGTTGTATTCGCTCGTATTCGAGCGTTGGGTTGGAAGAGTTACCAGAGATTGCTCGTAAACATGGGCTGAAATTGTGGTTGGGTGCTTGGGTGAGCAGTGATGCAAAACTCACACAAAAAGAGATCGACACAACGATTCGTTTAGCCAAAGAGAACAAAGACATCATCGAAACCGTTGTGGTGGGTAATGAAGCACTTTTACGAAACGATGTGAGTGCTTCCCAATTAGTGGGTTACATCCAAGAGGTGAAACAAGCCCTTCCCGATATGGTTATAACCTATGCGGATGTGTGGGAGTTTTGGAATAAGCATCCCGAGATCGCTCCTGTGGTGGATCGCGTCACCATTCACATCTTGCCGTACTGGGAAGACAAGCCCATCAGTGTGGACAAAGCGCTTTTACATGTAAAGAATATTCGTGAGTTAATGAAGCAAAAAATTCCTGACAAAGAAATCGTCATCGGTGAGACGGGTTGGCCGAGTGAAGGGCGTATGCGAGAAGGTGCATACCCAAGCGCAGTCAATCAAGCTATCTTCACGCGCGGTTTTGTCAAAATGGCAGAAGAGGGTGGCTGGAAGTATAACTTTATCGAAGCGTTTGATCAACCGTGGAAGCGCATGAGCGAAGGTGCTGTGGGTGGTTTTTGGGGTCTGTTTGATGCAGATCGTGCCGATAAGCACATCTTGCATGGGTTTGTCTCTAACTTCCCCAATGCTCTTTGGCTTTTTATCGCCAGTTTTGTTTTAAGCTTAGTCGGGCTTATCTGGCTGTGGGGTATACCGACGTGTTCGTGTAAAAAAGCACCGTATTGGTTTGCAACCCTCTTTGGTGGCTCCGTGACGCTCACATGGCAAGCCAATGCCTATTGGATCGTTTCGCGCAACAACTTAGAATACGCATGGGCGATCTTGTGCCTTACCATTGCGTTTGTATTGTGGCTTAAATTGGTTCGTTTTCTGATCGACGAAGAGATAGAAATGCGAGGTTCAATGGAGCGATTTATGGGTGTTATAACGCTCAGTGAACCTAAAGGTGAAACATTTTGGGAAGATGCCTTGCATCTGCTGAGTGTCAGTGTGGTGCTTGTCATGGCGCTTTCGTTAGCGTTTGCTGGAAGGTACCTTAACTTTGAGGTTGGAACGCTGGGTATCATCGCCACTTCTTATGCGGTCATTTACTTTTCCACAGAGCGCAAAGAGCTGAATGGCTTGATGGAAAAAGTCAGTGGTTTAACGCTTTTCATTTGTGCGTTAGCGGTTTTACTGCATGAGAGTGCACGTAATGATTTTGCGCTGAATTGGGTTGTTTTAGTGCTGGTTTTTGGCTCAACGTTGTGGCTTTCTCCTTCCAAGCTGTGTGGCATTACAAAATCTTTTTTGATTTTAATTGTGAGTGCTCTGCTTTTGATAGCCATGAAAGAAGGTGTTTTTGTCAATGAGTCGTGGATAGAAGTGTGCGCTGCCGATCCTCTGCTTCCTATATGTCAATTTAGAGCGCTTCTTGGCAAAGTGGTTTATCTCAATTATGTAGGGCTTTCGGGCATTGTGGTTGCCATCTTTAGTGTGCTCTCTGGAAGCTATGTGTTAGGTATGATTGCGATCATTATGGGGCTTTTTTGTCTTCTCACGTTCAATGGCTTTTTAGGTGCTATTATCGTGGTGCTGGGTTGGTGGATTGTTGGGTATCGTTTAAATGATAAATGCACACTGTAG
- a CDS encoding DUF1566 domain-containing protein produces MKRLLFFLLGTLSLMAECSFKTSTLIAKEGEVVDKKSGLIWRRCSLGQEWQKGKGCVGEIELIKRKEAENQARLLGNGWRVPSIDELLTLVDERCKSPVINSTLFGKLHDTGEGANYLSASIYLEGDEVLPTLFYTINFLDGSVDAHTKGYLGAVRLVR; encoded by the coding sequence ATGAAACGATTGCTCTTTTTCTTGTTAGGAACTTTGAGTTTAATGGCAGAGTGTTCGTTTAAAACCAGCACATTGATCGCAAAAGAGGGTGAAGTGGTTGATAAGAAAAGTGGTTTGATCTGGCGTCGATGTTCACTAGGACAAGAGTGGCAAAAAGGTAAAGGGTGTGTAGGCGAAATAGAACTGATCAAACGCAAAGAAGCCGAGAATCAAGCACGCTTGTTGGGAAATGGTTGGCGAGTGCCGAGCATAGATGAGCTTTTAACATTGGTCGATGAACGCTGTAAATCACCTGTCATCAATAGCACACTGTTTGGAAAACTTCACGACACAGGAGAAGGTGCAAATTATCTAAGTGCTTCCATTTACCTTGAGGGCGATGAGGTGCTACCAACGCTCTTTTACACGATTAATTTTTTAGATGGAAGTGTGGATGCCCATACGAAAGGGTATCTGGGTGCTGTTCGGTTGGTGCGTTAG
- a CDS encoding SDR family oxidoreductase has translation MKTVLVTGASHGIGKAIAEKLCQQYRVFALDKEVPTHHFFERFYMCDLSNTQEVQKTISQIKNEIDTLYGLVNNAGIFIHKSLNEQSLQDWEKVIAVNLTAPYLLSQSFAPFLNHGHIINIASTRAFMSEAGTEPYSASKGGIVALTHALSISLSGQVSVNSISPGWINTDESYVATVEEKAWHASGRIGKPSDVAEVVSFLLEREDGFITGSDFVVDGGVSKKMVYP, from the coding sequence ATGAAAACAGTTTTAGTGACAGGTGCATCGCATGGTATCGGCAAAGCGATTGCTGAAAAACTATGTCAACAGTATCGCGTTTTTGCCCTCGATAAAGAGGTTCCAACACATCATTTTTTCGAGCGATTTTACATGTGTGATCTTAGCAATACCCAAGAGGTGCAAAAGACAATCAGCCAGATTAAAAACGAAATAGATACCTTGTATGGCTTGGTCAATAATGCGGGTATTTTTATCCATAAATCCTTAAATGAACAGAGTTTGCAAGACTGGGAAAAAGTCATTGCTGTCAATCTTACTGCTCCTTATCTATTGTCTCAATCCTTTGCACCCTTTTTAAATCATGGGCATATTATTAACATCGCATCCACAAGAGCATTTATGTCAGAGGCGGGTACAGAGCCTTACTCTGCATCAAAAGGTGGCATAGTCGCTTTAACGCATGCGCTTTCTATTTCGCTTTCAGGTCAGGTGAGTGTTAATTCCATCAGCCCTGGTTGGATCAATACCGATGAGAGTTATGTCGCAACTGTAGAAGAAAAGGCATGGCATGCGAGTGGTAGAATTGGTAAGCCAAGCGATGTTGCTGAGGTGGTGAGCTTTTTATTGGAGCGAGAAGATGGATTTATCACGGGGAGTGATTTTGTGGTCGATGGTGGTGTGAGTAAAAAAATGGTGTACCCATGA
- a CDS encoding DegT/DnrJ/EryC1/StrS family aminotransferase, which translates to MQIPFIDLKTQYETYKEEINKEVLDVLSSTQFIMGPQVTKLEENLAKYTGAKYAYACSSGTDALLIALMAIDVQPDDEIITTPFTFIATAETIALLKAKPVFVDIDETTYNIDPKLIEAKITPKTKAIMPVSLYGQTADMDAINAIAKKHNLVVIEDACQSFGAEYKGKKSCNLSTIGCTSFFPSKPLGCYGDGGAVFCNDDDLAAKMKSILNHGQGKRYEHKYIGINGRLDALQAAILNVKMNHFEAECKKRIEIGERYSKLLESADVITPKVMGDRNSMYAQYSIRVKNRESLMQKLNDAGVPTAVHYPIPLHLQEALSYLGYKKGDFPLSEQVGTEIMSLPMSPFLTTEQQDFVVNAIKA; encoded by the coding sequence ATGCAAATCCCTTTTATCGACCTCAAAACGCAATATGAAACCTACAAAGAAGAGATAAACAAAGAAGTTTTAGATGTTTTAAGTTCAACTCAGTTTATCATGGGTCCACAAGTGACAAAACTTGAGGAAAATCTAGCAAAATACACAGGTGCAAAATACGCCTATGCGTGTTCAAGCGGAACAGATGCTCTTTTAATCGCGCTTATGGCAATCGATGTGCAACCTGATGATGAGATTATCACCACACCTTTTACGTTCATCGCAACGGCTGAGACTATCGCACTTTTAAAAGCAAAGCCTGTTTTTGTGGACATTGATGAGACGACGTATAACATTGACCCAAAACTCATCGAAGCGAAAATCACGCCAAAAACCAAAGCGATTATGCCCGTTTCACTTTACGGACAAACAGCGGATATGGACGCGATTAACGCCATTGCTAAAAAACACAATTTAGTCGTTATCGAAGATGCATGCCAAAGCTTTGGCGCAGAGTACAAAGGCAAAAAGTCATGTAACCTAAGCACTATTGGTTGTACTAGCTTTTTCCCGTCAAAACCACTTGGATGTTATGGTGATGGTGGTGCCGTTTTCTGCAACGATGATGACCTTGCAGCGAAAATGAAGTCCATTCTGAACCACGGACAAGGCAAACGCTATGAGCACAAATACATCGGTATCAACGGCAGACTTGACGCGCTTCAAGCAGCCATTCTCAATGTTAAAATGAACCATTTTGAAGCAGAATGTAAAAAACGTATTGAAATTGGTGAACGCTACAGCAAACTCTTAGAAAGTGCTGATGTCATTACTCCAAAAGTGATGGGTGATCGTAACTCTATGTACGCACAGTACTCCATTCGTGTAAAAAATCGTGAGAGCTTAATGCAAAAACTTAATGATGCGGGTGTTCCTACAGCGGTTCACTACCCTATTCCACTTCACTTGCAAGAAGCGCTTTCATACCTTGGTTACAAAAAAGGTGATTTCCCACTAAGCGAGCAAGTCGGAACTGAAA